The Bradyrhizobium sp. CCGB01 genome segment GCGCCCAGCTGAAGATCACGGCAAGCGCGACGCCGACGAACGCGCCGAGCGCGAAGCCGCCGAGGATCTCGATGGCGGTGACCAGCGTGTTGGCGCCCCAGGCGTAGCTCGCGGTTCCCAGCGTCTGCACCGTCGCGAGCGGGGAGGGCAGGATGAATTTCGGCACGTGGAAGGCATCGACCGCGACCTGCCAGAGCACGAGCACGGCGAGGTGCACGATCAGGATGATCGCAAAGCTGCGCGAGGCGCGTGCGCCGTCTCCCGTCACCGGTTGCTCCCTGTTGCCGCGGCGATTGTGCCGCAGGTCGTAAGCCTAACCGTCCCCGCGGGAAGTTTCAACCAGTTGGTTGATTAGGGCCGGAGCGAATGCAGTACGAGATCGGCGACATGCCGGCGGCGGGCGCGCTTTGCCGCCCGGCTCGACAGGTCCTTGCCGAAGATCGCCGACAGCGTCGGGGTGTTGGACAGGTAGAAATAGCTGAGGCCTGCGATGGAGATATAGAGCTGGATCGGGTCGATCCCCTTGCGGAACATTCCGGCGCGGACGCCCTCGTGGAGGATGTGGGAGACGCTCTTCACCAGCGGCGAATGCATCGCCTCCAGCCGCGTCGAGCCGCGGACGTGGCGGGCACCGCCGCGGTTCTCGTCGTTCAGCAGCACGATGAAATCGGGGTTCGTCGCGAGATAATCGAACGAGGCCTCGATCAGCTTCCGGATCGCCTTTTCGGGCGGCAGGCCTTCGAGATTGAGCTGACGTTCCTGCTCGCGGATATCGGCGTAAACCCATTCGAGGACGGCCAGATAGAGCGCGTCCTTGTCGCCGAAATAGTGATAGACGAGCTGCTTGTTGACGCCTGCGCGCTCGGCGATCTCGTCGACGCGGGCGCCCGCAAAGCCGTGTTTGGCGAACTCCAGGCGCGCCGCGGTGAGCAGCTTCTTGCGGGTGGCGACGGGGTCGCGCCGCTGCGGCACGGTGTCGCCTGAACGTTTTGCGGGCATTTCCAACCAGACAGTTGACAAGTCGAGGGCGGGCTTGTTGCATTGGTATCCTCACATGGGGAGAGCGACAAGCCGGGTCGCGGCAATGAGGAGAGATGCGATGAAGCGTTTGCAGGCGGCGGGCTCGGCTCTGGCTTTGGCCCTGGTGCTTGGTGTGCCGGCGGCGCCGGCGGGCGCGGGCGAGGCGGTCAACCTGATCCTGAACTGGACGCCGACGGCCGACCATTCGCCGTTCTATTTCGCCAAGGCGCAAGGCTGGTACGAGAAATCAGGCATCGACCTGACCATCGAGGTCGGCAAGGGCTCCGGCGTTTCCGCCGCCAAGGTCGGCTCCGGC includes the following:
- a CDS encoding TetR/AcrR family transcriptional regulator — protein: MPAKRSGDTVPQRRDPVATRKKLLTAARLEFAKHGFAGARVDEIAERAGVNKQLVYHYFGDKDALYLAVLEWVYADIREQERQLNLEGLPPEKAIRKLIEASFDYLATNPDFIVLLNDENRGGARHVRGSTRLEAMHSPLVKSVSHILHEGVRAGMFRKGIDPIQLYISIAGLSYFYLSNTPTLSAIFGKDLSSRAAKRARRRHVADLVLHSLRP